The Candidatus Nezhaarchaeota archaeon DNA window CTAGAAGTATGTAGCCCATCTGGCTTATGCTCGAGTAAGCCAGTAATCTCTTGAAGTCGTCTTGACTTAAGGCATTGGCAGCTCCGTAAATCATGGTTATGATCGCTAAGACTATCATGGCAGTGGATATGTACTGTAGTGCTGGAGCGTATAGGAACACTATCCTAACTATGGCATAAGCTGCTAGACCGCTCATGGCTGACGAAAGGAGAGCAGTTATCGGTGTTGGGGCTTCAACGTAGGTGTCTGGAAGCCAGCTGTGAAGCGGGAATATGGCCATCTTCACGAAAAAGCCTATGAGCATCGCCGAGACTATTGCCGTTAAAATCCCAACGCTAGGGTTTAGTTGTGCTATTTTCTGCGGGATCTCGTATATTTCGAGAGTTTGAAGATAACCGTTGGTTGCAACTATTCCAGCTAAGAAGCAAAGTGCTCCAGCTTCAGTGAATAAGAAGTACTTCAAAGCGACCTTCTCCTTCTCGCCAGTACCCCACTCGTTTATCAAAGCCCATGAAGCTATAACGGCTATCTCGAAGAAAACGAAGAACACTACAAGGTTTGTAGAGAGGACGAGACCGATCATTCCTACGAAGAACAATTGGTAGAGACTGAAGAAGAGACCCATGTTCGGCGAGTCCCTCATCAACTTCACGGTGTATAGGGCTGTGAGGGCTGTAACTAACGCTATGGTTAGTGCTACTGGTGAGCTCAAGCCGTCAGCTCTGAAGCCGAACCTCAACACTAGATTGCTTGTTACCACCCAATCGTAAACCTTCTCATACGACGACGCTAAGCCAGCGAAGATCTTGTACGTTGAGATGCTAAAAATCACTATGGAGAGTAACGAGGTTAAGAAGGCTATAATGCCGTTCCACCTACCTAAGGGCTTGTTGAGACCCAAGGTCACTAGTGACGCTATTGCTGGTGTAATTACTGTGTAGGGAAGTAGCTCCTCTATCATCTACCACAACCCCCCTAGCTTAAGTAGCATTAAAGCTATGATTATGAGACCCATTAGTATGCCTATAATGTTGTAGTTTAAGAAGCCTGTTTGCAGCTTCCTGAACTGAGATGCAAAGCCCACAACAGTCGACGCAAAACCTGCTAATGCTCGATCAAAGCCTCCAACCTCGATCCACCTATAAAGACCTCGAGATGCCGACACCAATGGGTATGCGAAGGCGTTGTAATACATCTTATTTATGAACCACCTCTTGAAGAAGAAAGTGTGAAACGTGCGTAGCAATAAGCTCCTAGCAACTATAGCTGAGGGGTCTACCTT harbors:
- a CDS encoding NADH-quinone oxidoreductase subunit M, producing the protein MIEELLPYTVITPAIASLVTLGLNKPLGRWNGIIAFLTSLLSIVIFSISTYKIFAGLASSYEKVYDWVVTSNLVLRFGFRADGLSSPVALTIALVTALTALYTVKLMRDSPNMGLFFSLYQLFFVGMIGLVLSTNLVVFFVFFEIAVIASWALINEWGTGEKEKVALKYFLFTEAGALCFLAGIVATNGYLQTLEIYEIPQKIAQLNPSVGILTAIVSAMLIGFFVKMAIFPLHSWLPDTYVEAPTPITALLSSAMSGLAAYAIVRIVFLYAPALQYISTAMIVLAIITMIYGAANALSQDDFKRLLAYSSISQMGYILLGLGAAALAMSMGFKSLAAIGATGSMFHYIAHAMGKAILFLLVGVFMVQVGTRTISQMGGLAGKMPYTAVMMFIGFFTLMGVPFTSGFISEWMIFTSAIGSASLVAEAFRIFMVIVAIIATVLTFAYSLWSIRRMLFGQVPPQLNEVKEAPLSFLAPLMVMALTSLFLGIYPTIFTEEINEVILKLFILTP